The Bernardetia litoralis DSM 6794 genome includes a window with the following:
- a CDS encoding PKD domain-containing protein: MKKNVFLLLFGCLSFLFCLETKAQSNPTLFTNSISSSNSIVEGKIIKQESFWNNDQTMILTRHTLEIYKLFKNSTNLSASTLTFTTIGGKVGKDIITATSHHFPINYGNSGLFLLKQDGSSYQLTTDGFIYYDILNQSASSKNNHFNSVQNEIYTQLSTPRVLKNESLFLSSPSNQRTDNITSIAPTTITAGTQSILTINGSGFGTEINEQSNIYFSFAPNGGQNDYPVLQFGWIGFFGLSEIVEWTDTRIQVRVPSVAGTGKVTVTNSNGERFVSSETLTIPYSVTSSDLYWYNFDGETPYEQEATKNYLSNYNGEGGYTLFVDPAFFANTQQMNGLTSALNKWRCATGFNVKVSANQAPIPYGSSGKTSISTFDGNEFGDITTRSYAYSNVEVCNTGTELVPFVKEFQIFVNSAINWSYSGTPAAGQVDFESEILKSLAIGHQVGYVNNPNDVMYYFLEEQQQKQTLSTTNLEAGNLMMNYTVNANNDCGLPSMQKVTAADCNNSVNPPLARFEADVTEACEPSLRVRFDNTSRNAITYQWTFIGGTPATSTEKNPTVTYAAAGNFAVTLVATSGVGSSTETKTDFIKVGNGIDYVVDLGADKVICQGESTTLDAGEVADATYLWNTGQTTRTIMVQNEGTYSVEIKKNGCSVSDQIRVSYNTSATVEAGENQAICRGEEAQLRATATGGTSYHWTPSTGLSDATILNPIATPSETTLYTLEITTGSDCGTVKDSVLVTIKDVLELPFFPIEEQIYICENDVFFIDAYPLNATNPTFRWSNRSTEPYLEITESGTYWVEVTDPNFCTFRDTIEVIATPVLNVEASTEEGQNIVCLGNTMRLHATGAAYYEWEGEGIVGDSFVSNPLVSPRETTTYLVTGYGGFRGACEPQTDTITIFVIEKPVLELGDDVILCTETSYLIDATVESSTAVYTWEDGSNEAQRTITENGMYKVEVVTECGILEDSIKVTFFVPSTLADFDFVVEGTQVTFENKTESTYELEYEWNFGDALNSTSPEQNAVFVYSEGGTYTVTLTAKAKDCEAQVSIQKGVVIEDFVTGIEDEIRAKKVNLYPNPSNTGTSVLKWQSDLGEATSFEIYNTLGQKVSYQDVNQADNQNASLSIDAQNLPKGIYIVMLSFENYTIQKKWVIE; encoded by the coding sequence ATGAAAAAAAATGTATTCCTATTATTGTTTGGCTGTTTGTCCTTTCTATTTTGTTTAGAAACAAAAGCACAATCTAATCCTACTCTTTTTACAAATTCTATTTCCTCATCTAATTCTATTGTAGAAGGAAAAATTATTAAACAAGAGAGTTTTTGGAATAATGACCAAACTATGATTCTGACACGCCATACACTTGAAATCTATAAACTATTCAAAAACTCTACAAATTTATCTGCCTCTACACTTACTTTTACTACAATAGGAGGAAAAGTTGGTAAAGATATAATTACTGCCACTTCACATCATTTTCCTATCAATTATGGAAATTCTGGACTTTTTTTATTAAAACAAGATGGAAGTTCATACCAACTCACAACTGATGGATTTATCTATTATGATATTCTAAATCAAAGTGCAAGTTCAAAAAATAATCATTTTAATAGTGTTCAGAATGAAATTTATACACAACTTTCTACGCCAAGAGTACTAAAAAATGAATCTCTGTTTTTGTCTTCTCCTTCAAATCAACGTACTGATAATATCACAAGTATTGCTCCCACAACTATCACAGCAGGAACACAAAGTATCTTGACCATCAATGGTTCTGGTTTTGGAACTGAAATAAATGAGCAATCAAATATCTATTTTTCATTTGCTCCTAATGGTGGACAAAATGATTATCCTGTTTTACAGTTTGGTTGGATTGGTTTTTTTGGACTTTCTGAGATTGTAGAATGGACAGACACACGCATACAAGTAAGAGTACCAAGTGTAGCAGGAACTGGAAAAGTAACTGTTACAAACTCAAATGGAGAGCGTTTTGTGAGTTCTGAAACTCTCACAATTCCTTATTCTGTAACATCTAGTGATTTGTATTGGTATAATTTTGATGGAGAAACACCTTATGAACAAGAAGCAACCAAAAATTATTTATCTAATTATAATGGAGAAGGTGGTTATACGCTTTTTGTTGATCCAGCTTTTTTTGCAAATACACAACAAATGAACGGACTTACTTCTGCTCTCAATAAATGGCGTTGTGCAACTGGTTTTAATGTCAAAGTTTCAGCAAATCAAGCTCCTATTCCTTATGGTTCTTCTGGAAAAACAAGTATTTCAACTTTTGATGGAAATGAATTTGGTGATATTACTACTCGTAGTTATGCCTATTCGAATGTAGAAGTTTGTAATACAGGAACTGAGCTTGTTCCTTTTGTAAAAGAATTTCAGATTTTTGTCAATTCAGCTATAAATTGGAGTTATTCGGGAACGCCTGCTGCTGGACAAGTAGATTTTGAAAGCGAAATTTTAAAATCTTTAGCTATTGGACATCAAGTAGGCTATGTCAATAATCCGAATGACGTGATGTATTATTTTTTAGAAGAGCAACAACAAAAACAGACTCTTTCTACTACCAATTTAGAAGCTGGTAATTTGATGATGAATTATACAGTCAATGCTAATAATGATTGTGGACTTCCATCTATGCAAAAAGTTACGGCTGCTGATTGTAATAATTCTGTAAATCCTCCTTTGGCTCGTTTTGAAGCTGATGTTACAGAGGCTTGTGAACCTTCTTTACGTGTTCGTTTTGATAATACAAGTAGAAATGCCATTACATATCAATGGACTTTTATAGGAGGAACTCCAGCCACTTCAACTGAAAAAAATCCGACAGTTACTTATGCTGCTGCTGGAAATTTTGCCGTTACTTTAGTAGCTACAAGTGGTGTAGGTTCTAGTACAGAAACAAAAACTGACTTTATTAAAGTAGGAAATGGAATTGATTATGTAGTAGATTTGGGGGCAGATAAAGTAATTTGCCAAGGCGAAAGTACTACACTTGATGCAGGAGAAGTAGCTGATGCAACTTATTTATGGAATACAGGACAAACTACTCGTACAATTATGGTACAAAATGAAGGAACGTATTCAGTTGAGATAAAAAAGAATGGTTGTTCGGTGTCTGACCAAATTCGTGTATCTTATAATACATCTGCAACTGTGGAAGCAGGAGAAAATCAAGCTATTTGTAGAGGAGAAGAGGCACAATTACGAGCAACTGCAACAGGTGGAACTTCTTACCATTGGACTCCAAGTACAGGACTTTCGGACGCTACTATTCTAAATCCAATTGCTACACCTTCTGAAACTACACTTTATACATTAGAAATAACAACAGGTTCGGATTGTGGAACTGTCAAAGATTCAGTTTTAGTAACTATAAAAGATGTTTTAGAATTACCTTTTTTTCCTATTGAAGAACAAATTTATATTTGTGAAAATGATGTGTTTTTTATTGATGCTTATCCTTTAAATGCGACAAACCCAACTTTTAGATGGTCAAATAGAAGTACAGAGCCTTATTTGGAAATAACTGAATCGGGAACATATTGGGTAGAAGTAACTGACCCTAATTTCTGTACATTTAGAGATACAATAGAAGTAATTGCAACGCCAGTTCTGAATGTAGAGGCAAGCACAGAAGAAGGACAAAACATAGTTTGTTTAGGAAATACAATGCGTTTACATGCAACTGGAGCAGCTTATTATGAATGGGAAGGTGAAGGAATTGTAGGTGATTCATTTGTATCAAATCCTTTAGTTTCGCCAAGAGAAACAACTACTTATTTAGTAACTGGTTATGGTGGATTTAGAGGAGCTTGTGAGCCACAAACAGATACAATTACTATTTTTGTAATAGAAAAACCTGTTTTAGAGTTAGGTGATGATGTCATACTTTGCACTGAAACTTCATATCTCATAGATGCAACAGTAGAAAGTTCTACGGCAGTTTATACGTGGGAGGATGGAAGTAATGAAGCTCAAAGAACAATTACAGAAAATGGAATGTACAAAGTTGAAGTGGTTACAGAGTGTGGAATTTTGGAAGATAGCATAAAAGTTACATTCTTCGTACCTTCTACTTTAGCTGACTTTGATTTTGTAGTAGAAGGCACACAAGTTACCTTTGAAAACAAAACTGAAAGTACTTATGAGTTGGAATATGAATGGAATTTTGGAGATGCTTTAAATTCTACAAGTCCAGAACAAAATGCTGTTTTTGTTTATTCAGAAGGTGGAACTTATACAGTTACACTGACTGCAAAAGCAAAAGATTGTGAAGCCCAAGTAAGCATTCAAAAAGGTGTTGTGATAGAAGATTTTGTTACAGGAATTGAAGATGAAATTAGAGCTAAAAAAGTAAATCTATACCCAAACCCAAGTAATACAGGAACTTCTGTCTTGAAATGGCAATCTGATTTAGGAGAAGCTACTTCTTTTGAAATCTATAATACTTTAGGACAAAAAGTAAGTTACCAAGATGTAAATCAAGCCGATAATCAAAACGCTAGTTTGTCTATAGATGCTCAAAATTTACCAAAAGGAATTTATATTGTGATGCTTTCTTTTGAAAATTATACCATTCAGAAAAAATGGGTAATTGAGTAA
- a CDS encoding M48 family metallopeptidase, whose amino-acid sequence MKRTSDFYESKRDKNVVTIDKNLEENKDKFDVISSYHLNQLLWSGSVLFGDTVTTYVQAVGNKVLENYPELQGKIQFYVTKEHSVNAFTTPEGFIFVNLGLLAHLDNEAQLAFILAHEITHFTKKHSINQFLYNRDVEKNSKGSIARLLSRSKSLYEEQAKKSSYSKEQEIEADDEGWNIFSKTKYDLSEAVAAFSALKNSRYPFDTLIFESKFLNNSYINLPDSFYYRDVTHFVEMPKLSEKEIEKIKTLQTHPDIEERIKIALTKMASKAENEGSKYLVSEEHFKLAQKIARFELCNLYLQEEQFVDAIYTALILESQYGKNKYSEFCIVRALYGLAAYDIYGKRIYLEHPYNEINWKGRNWFYALEDLHHDQIAVLAAAHMIEFADKYKEYEYLYYFVPKLFFEEELKIVNEITRREGSSLSYYNADTDSKRNYDVSLRELIDMGVMEDTWLKIKANEKIKYLGLLDEGRGLKRGLAKIFELGYLEENTLEEQEEATKAFEKYITKDSKIVGTPEVILDEKILIVRPIFVDIRKKKRKKKRI is encoded by the coding sequence TTGAAGCGTACAAGCGATTTTTACGAATCAAAGAGAGACAAAAATGTAGTTACTATTGATAAAAATTTAGAAGAAAATAAAGATAAATTTGATGTAATTTCAAGCTATCACCTAAATCAACTTCTTTGGAGTGGTTCTGTTTTATTTGGTGATACAGTTACTACTTATGTACAAGCTGTAGGAAATAAAGTATTAGAAAATTATCCAGAACTACAAGGCAAAATACAGTTTTACGTAACCAAGGAGCATTCTGTAAATGCTTTTACAACACCAGAAGGTTTTATTTTTGTCAATTTAGGACTTTTGGCGCATTTAGACAATGAGGCGCAACTTGCTTTTATTCTAGCTCACGAAATAACTCATTTTACCAAAAAACACAGTATTAATCAGTTTTTGTATAATAGAGATGTAGAAAAAAATAGTAAAGGAAGTATTGCTCGTTTACTTTCTAGGTCAAAATCTCTATATGAAGAACAAGCCAAAAAGAGTTCGTATTCAAAAGAACAAGAAATAGAAGCTGATGATGAAGGATGGAATATTTTTAGCAAAACAAAATATGATTTATCAGAAGCCGTAGCAGCTTTTAGTGCTTTAAAAAATTCTCGTTATCCATTTGATACACTTATTTTTGAGAGTAAATTTTTAAATAATTCATATATTAATCTTCCAGATAGTTTTTATTATAGAGATGTTACTCATTTTGTAGAAATGCCAAAACTTAGTGAAAAGGAAATAGAAAAAATAAAAACCTTACAAACTCACCCAGATATTGAAGAAAGAATAAAAATTGCTTTGACAAAAATGGCTTCAAAAGCTGAAAATGAAGGAAGTAAATATTTAGTTTCAGAAGAGCATTTTAAATTGGCTCAAAAAATAGCTCGTTTTGAGCTTTGTAATCTTTATTTACAAGAAGAGCAATTTGTAGATGCTATCTATACAGCTTTGATTTTGGAATCTCAATATGGAAAAAATAAATATTCAGAATTTTGTATTGTGAGAGCTTTGTATGGTTTGGCTGCTTATGATATTTATGGAAAACGAATTTATTTAGAACACCCTTATAATGAAATCAACTGGAAGGGTAGAAATTGGTTTTATGCTTTAGAAGACTTACACCACGACCAAATAGCCGTTTTGGCTGCTGCTCACATGATAGAATTTGCTGATAAATATAAAGAGTATGAATATCTTTATTACTTTGTTCCTAAGCTATTTTTTGAGGAAGAGCTAAAAATAGTAAATGAAATCACTAGGAGGGAAGGTTCTTCGCTTAGTTATTATAATGCTGATACAGACTCTAAAAGAAATTATGATGTTTCCTTGAGAGAATTGATAGATATGGGAGTAATGGAAGACACTTGGTTGAAAATAAAAGCAAATGAAAAAATAAAATATTTAGGGTTGTTAGATGAAGGAAGAGGATTAAAAAGAGGATTAGCTAAAATTTTTGAACTAGGATATTTAGAAGAAAATACACTTGAAGAACAAGAAGAAGCTACTAAAGCATTCGAAAAATATATTACCAAAGATTCGAAAATAGTAGGCACTCCAGAAGTAATCTTAGATGAAAAAATACTGATTGTCCGTCCTATTTTTGTAGATATTCGTAAAAAAAAAAGAAAGAAAAAGAGAATTTAG
- a CDS encoding SDR family NAD(P)-dependent oxidoreductase gives MKTLYFITGTSSGIGYALTNHILSTENDVLVEGISRTQAIHHQNYKHHTFDLSEIDNLIGFFGKLDLEKRIKTKIDKVVLINNAGTLGEVGYVGKIPSQDIIKTMNINTIAPFVLMNEFLHTFDTATFGNIEKVIINVTSGASQRPIDGWSSYCASKAGLNLFGEVIKEEEKIVNQNTQIFNVSVGVVDTNMQGQIRKTKQDEFSNVKHFKELKKNNQLAKPQFIAEKIYSIIQNPQNFEDIWQKLQ, from the coding sequence ATGAAAACGCTTTATTTCATCACAGGTACAAGTAGTGGCATTGGTTATGCGCTGACAAATCATATTTTATCAACTGAAAATGATGTTTTGGTAGAAGGAATTTCTCGTACACAAGCTATTCATCACCAAAACTACAAACACCATACTTTTGATTTATCAGAAATAGATAATTTAATAGGATTTTTTGGAAAACTAGATTTAGAGAAAAGAATAAAAACTAAAATTGATAAAGTAGTTTTGATAAACAACGCTGGAACACTTGGAGAAGTGGGTTATGTAGGCAAAATTCCTAGTCAAGATATTATCAAAACGATGAATATTAATACGATTGCTCCTTTTGTTTTGATGAATGAATTTTTACATACGTTTGATACTGCTACTTTTGGAAATATAGAAAAGGTAATCATTAATGTTACTTCTGGAGCTTCACAGCGTCCGATTGATGGCTGGAGTTCTTATTGTGCTTCAAAAGCTGGATTGAATCTTTTTGGAGAAGTGATAAAAGAAGAGGAAAAAATAGTAAATCAAAATACACAAATTTTCAATGTTTCGGTGGGTGTAGTTGATACAAATATGCAAGGACAAATTAGAAAAACAAAGCAAGATGAGTTCTCAAATGTAAAACATTTTAAAGAATTAAAAAAGAATAATCAACTTGCAAAACCTCAATTTATAGCCGAAAAAATTTATTCTATTATTCAAAACCCACAAAATTTTGAAGATATTTGGCAGAAATTGCAGTAA
- the ribD gene encoding bifunctional diaminohydroxyphosphoribosylaminopyrimidine deaminase/5-amino-6-(5-phosphoribosylamino)uracil reductase RibD, with the protein MNEELYMQRALQLAEKGKGSVSPNPLVGCVIVAENRIIGEGYHKKYGEAHAEVNALNSISEEDKNLLQEATVYVTLEPCSHFGKTPPCADALIKAHVKKVVIATLDPNPLVAQNDAGRGIQKLKDAGIEVFVGMCEQEAKYQNRRFMTAFIKKRPYIILKWAQTADGFIARKDGSSKWISNGVSRKLVHKWRSEEDGIVVGKNTVLQDNPKLNVREWTGKNPTRIILAGNGFDELNSSFSVFDDSQATLFYAYSDNDINDNSKKTTFVNKFLQTELIELNQINFWQELFKDLHSKNIHSVFIEGGSKILHSLIENEFYDEIRRFTAPNVFFNEGFEAPKISISPMKTEFIEDNKLEIFIK; encoded by the coding sequence ATGAACGAAGAACTATACATGCAACGTGCCTTACAACTTGCCGAAAAAGGCAAAGGTTCTGTAAGTCCGAATCCTTTAGTCGGTTGTGTAATTGTAGCCGAAAACCGAATTATTGGAGAAGGTTATCACAAAAAATATGGAGAAGCACACGCAGAAGTAAATGCACTCAATAGCATTTCAGAAGAAGACAAAAATTTACTTCAAGAAGCGACTGTTTATGTTACTTTAGAGCCTTGTAGTCACTTTGGAAAAACACCTCCTTGTGCTGATGCGCTCATTAAAGCACATGTCAAAAAAGTAGTTATTGCCACGCTTGACCCAAATCCGTTGGTAGCTCAAAATGATGCAGGAAGAGGAATTCAAAAACTAAAAGATGCAGGAATTGAAGTTTTTGTAGGAATGTGTGAGCAGGAAGCAAAATATCAAAACAGACGTTTTATGACTGCTTTTATAAAAAAACGTCCGTATATTATTTTGAAGTGGGCGCAAACGGCAGACGGATTTATAGCCAGAAAAGATGGTTCTTCAAAATGGATTAGTAATGGGGTTTCTAGGAAATTGGTGCATAAATGGAGAAGCGAAGAAGACGGGATTGTGGTAGGGAAAAATACCGTTTTACAGGACAATCCAAAATTAAATGTAAGAGAATGGACAGGCAAAAATCCGACACGAATTATCTTAGCAGGAAATGGTTTTGATGAGTTGAACTCTAGCTTTTCTGTTTTTGATGATTCGCAAGCGACACTTTTTTATGCTTATTCTGATAATGACATAAATGATAACTCAAAAAAGACTACTTTTGTAAATAAATTTTTACAAACAGAATTGATAGAGCTAAACCAAATTAATTTTTGGCAAGAACTATTTAAAGATTTACATAGTAAAAATATTCATTCTGTTTTTATAGAAGGTGGAAGTAAAATTTTACATTCCTTGATAGAAAATGAATTTTATGATGAAATTCGTCGTTTTACAGCTCCAAACGTCTTTTTTAATGAAGGCTTTGAAGCTCCAAAAATTTCTATTTCGCCTATGAAAACAGAGTTTATAGAAGACAACAAACTTGAAATTTTTATAAAATAG